DNA from Penaeus monodon isolate SGIC_2016 unplaced genomic scaffold, NSTDA_Pmon_1 PmonScaffold_1024, whole genome shotgun sequence:
aatttttttgtgtgtgtgtgtgtgtgtgtgtgtgtgtgcgtgtagtgtgtgtgtatatatatattatctatatatatatataatatatatatatatataatatatatacacacacatatatatatatatatatatatatatatatatatatatatatatatatataaagtatagaatTCTATACGTTTATCTTTGAATGTGAGTGTAAATAGTAGAGCCTTTCCTATTTGTAGAAGTTATCGCTCCTTTTAGATTAATATGttgtaatatcaaaataatagattttttgtcttttaagtaGTTGGtagttttctttcactttttcacaGGTGTGGGGACTACAACCTGAACCTCCTGCATGAATTTAAAGCTCATAATTACGCCGTAACGGATATCCTAGTCGTTGGCCACAACATTTTCACCGCTTGTGCAGATTGCACCTTCAGCATATGGGACGCCAATACCTTCGAGTTCAAGAGAGGCATCGAGGGCCATGAGGAGAGCATTAGGAAGATAAAGACGGACGGCAAGAATGTATTTGCCGGAGATGATAAGGGAGAGGTGAGTGAGAAacatggaaagaaagggaaaacaaacaaacaatgaagaGCGTTAAGAGAgcagaaaaacaataaatgtgTACATTGGCCATCAGCCTACCAAACACTTATACCAAGCTCTTACTGTATGACGGAAAAaacgcacactaacacactaagGCAAACACGCaattttacagacacacacacacacacacacacacacacacaaacacacacacacacacacacacacacaaacacacacacacacacacacaaacacacacaaacacacacacacaccacacacacacacacacacacacacacacacacacacacacacacacacacacactcacacacacacacacacaacatcatatatatatatataatatatatatatatatatatatatatatatatatatatacacacaaacacacacacacacacacacacacacacacacaaacaaacacgccacacacacacacacacacacacacacatacacacacgcacacacacacacacacacacacacacacacacatatatatatatatatatatatatatatatatatatatatatatatatatatatatatatatatacacacaaacacacacccacacacaacacaaacacacacacacacacacacacacacacacacacacacacacacacacacacacacacacacacacacacacacacacacacacacaccaatatatatatatatatatatatatatatatatatatatatgatagatagacatagatagatagatagatagacagagagagagagagagagagagggagattgatagacagatagatatttacagactcagcgagaacgagaaagagacatgagagagagagagagagagagagagaacgatatatatatataatatatataatatatatatatatatatatatatatatatataatatatatatatatgtatatatatatttagaaagagagagagaacgatatatatatatattatatatatatatatatatatatatatatatatatatatgtatattgtgtgtgtgtgtgtggtgtgtgtgtgtgtgtggtgtgtgtgtgtgtatacatatatatatattatatatatatatatatatatatatatatatatatatatatatatatatatatatttatttatttatttacacagagagagagagtgagaggagggggaagagtgaagaggaggataattaaatggaaaaaattaggaaaaattaATGTCACATTTGACCCTCGTATAGAAAGCCAGATAAAGCTGAAAGTGAGGTTATCTGCtaggtttataatatattataacgttattGATATTAAgtccataatttaaaaaaaagcgttAAAATAGGTAGAATATGCATgaattctccccttctcccccaatcaGATGATTCAATCGTGTGTTTTGACATATTCATCGTCATCCTATGTATAATTTCTTCGTTATTCCACATCGGCCTTTGAATGACATAAgttattccttttatatttagTTTACAAGACCTTGTATACAGTATAATTTCTTTTGTGTCCTCTTCCAGGTCCGCGTGTACAGCTCGAACGGCGACTTTGCGAAAATGTATTCCATggtggaggggggtttggggatccCACGCTGAGGGCAAACAGGTTATACACCATCAGGGATCGCGGTCTCCCCAAAACGGAGACCAAAGGTAGGGGCATGGATTGAGTACCTAACAACATTCGGTCAACAATAACTAGCTCTCTAAGAgtgtaaatatttatcataatatttgttaCTTGTGACAGTAAAGTCATCGtacgattacattttttttttttttttttttttttacagacagtCGACTTTAACTTTGTTCTCTTGCAGGCGAAAGTAATAAGTTCACTGTGATAAACAGTACAAGTGAGGGTAGAGCTCCACTTTATGTTACTTCGGACACTTTAGCATACCTGGACAGAACTGGTATGGTGGTGTTGATCCATGACAACACGCCTAGTTCTCACCAACTAAAAGGTCAATCAAGGTGGGCATTTCAAACACCAATATATAAGCTGTGAATAAAATACACTAacaccgacacacaaacacacacacacaaacacacacacacacatatatatatataaaaaaaatataaaaaaatatatatatatatatatatataatatatatatatatatatatacatatatatatatatatatacatatatataatatatatacatatatatataatatatataatatatatattatatatatatatatatatatataaaattgtgtgggtgtgtgtgtgtgtgtgtgtgtgtgtggtgtgtgtgtgtgtgtgtgtgtgttttgggggtgtgtgggtgtgtgtgtagtaatacataatatatattatatatatatatatatatatataaaatatatatatataatatttgtatgtatctctcttttctctctctctctctctctctctctctcctctatatataatatatatatataaaatatatatatatatatatatgcatatatatatatatatgtatatatatagatatatattatatataatatatatataatgattatggagctagtgagatcctagttacacactcctattaggggtcgtgtggcagggtttggtttgtactggccctccggtttcatacccgtgacaacttctgtttctttgttttcattttgaaatCTGTTTCTTTAAGGGTCACGACCGCATCGTCACGGCCCTAAGGGGCGTCGGGAATTTCATGGTCTCAGGGGGTTGGGGAAAACAACAAGGTCAAGCTGTGGATGTGGCCAGCTTCAGGGAGCTCGGATCTTCCGATATCCCCGGGCTGCGTCAACGGCTTGGCTGTGACCGAGGACAGGCTAGTATTCGCCGGAGGGGCTGGGGGCTATGTCTGCAAACTCAAGATTTCATGAAGAGTATGCGTACTTCAAGTAGATTTTCtcccaaagatgaaaaaaaaagtatttgtaatTTCTGTTTAGTAATATTTTATCGTTAAATTCTTAGTTAAAGGTgcctatcttaaaaaaaaaaatcttaaaaaagatTAATtgtaatatagttttataatcaACAGCTAATTGccctgtatacaaatatatatatatatatatatatatataatatatatattattttatatatataaaatatatatatacacacacaccacacacatacatatacacacaatatatataataaatacataaatatactttatatataaatatatatacatatatatatatatatagttatatatattatatatatacaatataatataaaataaatgaatatatagatatttataattacatatatgtacatatatatctatatatacatgaatatatgtatacatgtatgtttaatatgtatgtataatatataaaatatatattttatatatatatattatatatatatatatatataatatatataaacacacacacacacacacacacacaccacacacacacacacgatttttatataatatatatatatattttattaatatacccacatatatatatatataatataaaataaattatatatatatatacatatatatatatatatatatatatatatatatatatataatatatatatatatataatgttatgcgAATCCATGAGAGAGCAGGGGAAAATCAAAGACTGATAAAGACTCAAAAGAGTGCCCTTGATGAGGAAACATGTATCCcccgaaaaagggagaaaaggaaggacaaaagacaaaaaattacCCTAACAATAGGAATTTGTTAattttagttataaaatatattaatcccAACTTCAGAAACAATACCAATGGGAAGTAAACGCCATAGCCATAGAAGGGATAAATGCCCGGGGAAACTGGTTGAACTTGCACCTATAAAGAAAGGCGACGCTCTCTGAAGAGGATGTTGATTATTTTTgacgatcttaaaaaaaaagtcagatcCCAACCATTCGACGATGTTCGAATCACATATTAAGGATAGGCTTCAGAAACTTAATTTAGTTAAAAATTTTGATCCAGAAGCTTTAAATGAGTCTGAGAAGCCAATATACAAACTGGACAGCAATACCAGAGAAAggcaaaataaaggagaaaaaactcTTATCGCACTGAAAAAGGATCTACATTCCTCAATAACCCAGCCCCATGGGAAAAAAAGAGTGGAAGTTGCTCTGATATGACCATCAATAGTTAAATTTAGAATCTAAAATTACACCAAGAAATTTTATTGCCCCGTGACTGAGCTGAAGACTTGGCCGTCATGATGATATCAAGATAGGGACTGCAGGTTCTTGAACGACTAAGAATTATGTTGTTGGTTTTAGCAGGAATTAATTTCATTCGCCAACGCTTGCACCAAGAAGGGGATCAGCTCTAAATAACAATCAGTTGAGTGGCAGTATCTATTCTACTTTGAGGTCAGGAATGCAGTAAAAAAAGTGTTAACAGCATAAGCCATGAGATGGAAGAAATCCCATGCCATATATCGCCGGTATAAACTTGACttgacataattaaaaaaaactaagataCCCATCGatagtatctatattatgtgtatgtatatataatatatatcaatatatatgcatgtatgtatgtatgtatgtatatatgtatatgtatatgtggtgtgtgtgtgtgtgtgtatttgtatggatataaacacacaacacacaccacacacacacacacacacacacacacacacacacacacaccacacacacacacaaacacacacacaatgtatagacatatatatttatttaagggAATAAGGTCATTTGTATCATTTCCATTACTTGGTTACTTGAAATGTAATTGTTAAATCTTCATGCAATAACTTACATTACACGGTATGTAAGATATGTTTCTTATGTTGTTTATACTATGAGCCAGTTATAGGtacaaaaaactataataaaaagacTGACATAATCGTAAATTGGTGTTTCCAAAGTAAAGCTAAACTTACTccacagtaaaaaaattaaaaattactcCATCCCAAAATCTTGCATATTATTAATAACCATGCaagattatgtatataatatattttatatatatatatatatatatatatatatatatatatatatatataatatggggtgtgtgtatgtgggggggtacTTTTTGGCTATAAAGATGGGGTATGGCTTGTCATTTTGGGATTTTCCATACTATTTAATTACGATTTCAGTCTTGTATCCACACCACAGGCCTtcagattttttatatcatcCTTCCTCTTAAGAAGGAGTGATATAGCCGAAAATTGCGCCCGGGCTGATGCATGATGTAGCCCCTGCTAATTCAAGGGAAACAAAAATCGTATTTGGACGTTTACACAGGAAGATTAACTTAACTGTCATCTGCGGGTGATAgcattgccccaaaaaaaatgagataatgctATCATTTTCCGGGGAAAACActccaaaattaatattatatgataaaaaaaaatcgaaatacatATTGAAGGAGACAAAGCAAATTACCACATAAACGTTTGGACTGGAAATATACTGACCAGCAACTAGACCTTATCATTCTTGGTCAAAATGTACGGGGAAAATGCTTATGCAGTTGATTTcactatataaagaaaacaaccttgttttccttttcgttttcagggaaaaaaaacataacaagaaAGCGTTCAAATTTATTGTCACATTTTTCTACTTAACATTTTCCAATTAGTCAGGTGagggtaaaaatatttttatggagAAAACAACGCATGCTGTAACTTTTGGGGGGTGGGTAATAAAAAATGtgcggttttttggggggggggggggcccggttaCCTACCGTAGGTGAGCTTCGAGGGCTAGAGAGATTGTGGTAATTTTAAAGGCGCATTTTTGACGAGAAAACAAAAGCAAGCTGTGGTTTGATTTTGTTTACTTTATCTTGCCGAATTCGTCAAAAAAGTCCCAACgtccagtttttttgtttttttttttaaatataaacaaattactGCAATATGTATTGACTCCTTCCCCTTTGTAGTGGCTGACAAGTAATCGTGGATGAAATTCACGAATTCACCGTGAGGGAAATCTTTTCCTGCCCTTGGTTTTGCATTCActgaagataaaagaaataataatttaaggaaattagaaattttaaaggtttaatgAAATAGAAGAAATCGTCTAATAATTTTAGAGCAACAGTTTAATGGGATGATATCTATTATTCATAGATAGGCATTCAGTCTTTCAAACTGgaaattataatggaaaaaacgtagtCAAACATAAACACTCTTCGAACATTCCCGGGATGGGAATAAAAGCAGTAATAAAAAGCTAGTATATCTTCTAGAGAATAATACACCTATTAATATACTCTAGTTAGCCCTTCTGATCGGCACAACTTGCACTTCATAATTTCATATGTTGGtgacaaaataaatgaattatcaaGAGAATTTCACCCTAATCACTTATCTATGTTTGTCATGCTGTCGGTTGTTTACTATGGTGATATCATGAACTGAAGTAAGCTTCCTCAGCGGAAATTTGAAAATGCTTGGTTTCGTTACGAAACGAAACCAAGATCTTGACCCAAATAGTTCCGCCAAAAAAAAGGACTGAACAAGACGTTTCAAGATTTTGCAAGAAATCTTGAGATATTTTGCCGCAGAAAAGCGCCTTAAGACATATGCATAATTACATGCTTTACTTATGAACTCTGCAGAAGCTCCCCCTTGAAAATGATGGATAGTTCCAGTTtcccttaaaacccaaaaagaatttCTCTGCAACCCCATTTCGACTAGCCTGTAGCCTATTATTTCCTGCCCAAAAACCGGCTTTATTTCCGCTGAAACTTTACAACTACTATAGTATTTTTCCACTctcctaagaataataatagtaatagtaataataaaataaattaaatttactaTCAGtacaaaagtaattaaaataaaaataattatatgagcATTCTattcacaaataatataattagcGGAAAGTAAGTACAGAATGATAAAGTGAAACACAGAAACGTGAAAGTAACAGAAAAAGGTAAAAGCTTGTCGAGGGTGCGACGGGGACCAGGACCGCTGCCAGCCCTGTAGCACGAAGAAGCGACCGGGGGTTAACTGAAGTCCTCACGGGGGCGAAACAACTATATTCGAACAAATGACGTCTAAAAACTAAGCCGCAAATTTTATTGGTCATTATTAATGATTGGAAtacaaaaaaatgtcaaaaattcCATAAGAGTCCTTTCTGCTGACATACCTGAATTATATCCGATtggttttattttaatcattttttcgtATTCGCCATtacatttctctcgtttttatccAGTAGATTACTTTTGTTGCTTTCtcaaatgtatgtttttatttcgttttccgtTTCATTTCTATTATCCATTCATAACTATGAACGACATTACTGCTTGTTTACCTTAATTGCCTTCCatatcggaacaatacactcACTTCCTCAACCGTCCTTTAACTTCTGCCATGGCTGGAGCGTCTAACTTTTGTGGTTAGTGTGACATGTGGTACATTCGACTGTATATCTAAGCATTATTACCTgtgtattgtataatttttattaccataCATCATTAgagtgttattgatttttttttttttttgataagtacGGGTAATTTTGGCAAAATTACGGCGGCCAGGACAGcctcttgctcgatctgtgccggtcTCACAACTTAATATTAGTAACCTAAAATTGTCCCATAATGCGATAATGATTGTCGCGTGGACAATCTAATATATTTTCGGTGCgacaaaccaagaaaaaaaaaaaaaaaaatagaaaaatttgatgcactttaaaaaaatcattttttaaaactgatttgACAACGTTTAAGTTCGATTTTGAAACTAACTTGAATTTCGTCAATTTTTGTTTAAGAGAGACCTTACCGATCTGCATGGAGCGGCTTTCAATTTCCAAACGATGGGCAAGCTTCTGTAGGGAGGTATTAATGTCCTGGTGTTTAAATAATGAATCTGACCAGATAGATGGGCCAGGGTAAcacaaatttggtaaaaaaaaaaaaaaaaaaaaaaaaaaaaaaaaaataataataataataataataataacaataataataataatgatgatgatgataataataataataatacatggaACGATGGTCAACTCATTGAAGGTTAGTGGGTGTTTGGAGGAGCATGCCGAAAAAGTAAGAATTTTTTCATACCTATGCAGACGCGTGACTCTTATTTTGCTTATAGTAACTAAAGAGCGTATGCACTAAGGGACAACTGTCATTAGTGATTGTCGGAAGGTACTGTTTGGAAAAAGAGGGCTATCAACATTTAACTGAATCATTCATATAATGTTGCCCTGACAATAAAGCGCACACCAAAAAGATTGAGCGTAAATGGAGGGAGGCCAAAGCCAAAGTGCCCGGCATCGGCAAGAGAAATACCACCTCGTGGGCTAAAGTTACTTTAGCCAGGCCATATTCATGATGGCCTTCCTAGAAGTTAACAAGCGTTTTCATCACTTCCTCCTCGCCGCAGGTCATATGTGCTTTCCACACTGACGGTATGTTGCAAATATTTTCTATAACCAAATGGATGTCACTTGGCACGAAGTGCTAATGAAGGTGGGatacggaggggaggggggctagTTCCCCCATTGTCTAGGGAAGAAATAGCAGGtaagtaaggttaggtttggagttttgggtttgcatgatacCATCATGTTTTACTTACGGGCGAATAatctacttttattataattgtattgttCGAAACTTGGCTCACCTTTTATGAAAATAGACTTTTTGCGCATATCGTTTTTGCGCTCGTTTGTTCGGGAGCCATTTTCCATTGTGTTCGTCGGACAAAGTTTGGCTCGTGTTTCGAAAAATCAACATTTCTATTGTTCTCGGAACACaaagtttggctcgggttttcaaAAAATGTACCTTTTAAACGTTTCATAAATAACTCTTCGATTCCCGCAGGTTCCAGTTGACATACAGTGCCACCCATTGCCCCCCACCCTTCAACCCGGTTCCCCCACGCATCCCATAAGATTGTTGGGtagaggacatatatataaatctagttttagcaCTAGACTCTGCAAGGAGCGTCGGTTTCGGTAACAATTTCCAAAATCGcagtagggctacaatgaatatatagaggcttttaattatgtatatgtgtgcagcGTCAATTGAAATAAGAAGTCAAAACTTGGTGATGAGTTACGAAACAGTATTCACTTCGGTTATTCTGAATGCCCTTTATCTTGTCCTAAAATCTGATCATAGTTTTCGTTATCATATTTCCTTAAGTCTGCGTTTCTATGAGGAGACGCATGtacattcgaacagctgagcgataaaatacatgtttgcttgtttcaactcgagcaactggTAGCTGAATAGTTCCATGAAGGGTAAGTATCAGTAAGGAAAGATCCGACTCCCAATacatatactttaattttttatttatttatttatttattttttaacggtaggttcatgtctgagccgccgtggtcacagcatgatacttaattgtagttttcatgttgtgatgctcttggagtgagtacgtggtagggtccccagttcctttccacggagagtgccggtgttaccttttaggtaataattctctctattttatccgggcttgggaccagcactgacttgggctggcttggccacccagtggctaggtagtcaatcgaggtgaagttccttgcccaagggaacaacgcgccggccggtgactcgaaccctcgaactcagattgccggtccgtgacatcttgagtccgatccGTAAACTCACTCGGCCACCGGCAGGCCTTACATACGTTAAAATtgtgatttaaaaatataaattgtttatAAACTAAAAACGTgacgaatattttctttttcgtaagATCCAACCAGTAATTCTAT
Protein-coding regions in this window:
- the LOC119568624 gene encoding uncharacterized protein LOC119568624 — protein: CGDYNLNLLHEFKAHNYAVTDILVVGHNIFTACADCTFSIWDANTFEFKRGIEGHEESIRKIKTDGKNVFAGDDKGEVRVYSSNGDFAKMDRGLPKTETKGESNKFTVINSTSEGRAPLYVTSDTLAYLDRTGMVVLIHDNTPSSHQLKGQSRWGHDRIVTALRGVGNFMVSGGWGKQQGQAVDVASFRELGSSDIPGLRQRLGCDRGQASIRRRGWGLCLQTQDFMKSMRTSKTIPMGSKRHSHRRDKCPGKLVELAPIKKGDAL